A genomic segment from Pseudomonas sp. M30-35 encodes:
- a CDS encoding polyribonucleotide nucleotidyltransferase codes for MSPSTRILGCVLSASLLTQLSACGTLFYPDRRGQIEGQVDPVIVVLDAVGILFYVLPGLIALGVDFATGAIYLPGGKTAQVDPNDLKNLVDSQGQVDRAKLKALIMQKTGKNLPLNDPRVIEHRGDLQQLAAYGLRPAA; via the coding sequence ATGAGCCCCTCAACCCGCATTCTTGGCTGTGTTCTGAGCGCCAGCTTGCTCACTCAATTGAGTGCATGCGGCACGCTGTTCTACCCTGATCGCCGCGGCCAGATCGAAGGCCAGGTCGACCCGGTAATTGTCGTATTAGACGCCGTCGGCATTCTGTTTTACGTGCTGCCGGGCTTGATCGCTCTGGGAGTCGATTTCGCCACGGGCGCTATTTACCTGCCAGGCGGCAAAACTGCCCAGGTTGACCCGAATGATTTAAAAAACCTGGTCGACAGCCAAGGACAAGTTGATCGCGCTAAGCTAAAAGCGTTGATCATGCAAAAAACCGGTAAAAACCTGCCGTTGAATGACCCGCGGGTGATTGAACACCGTGGTGACTTACAGCAGCTCGCAGCTTACGGCCTGCGCCCGGCGGCGTAA
- the hrpB gene encoding ATP-dependent helicase HrpB, with the protein MNSLPIDHLLPALRDALTARNEVVLEAPPGAGKTTRVPLALLDQPWLAGQQIIMLEPRRLAARTAAERLASDLGEKVGETVGYRIRLDSKVGPKTRIEVVTEGILARRLQDDPALEGVGLVIFDEFHERSLDADLALALTLNGRAMFRSADSGESPLKVLLMSATLEGPRLAQLLDDAPVLTSEGRMFPVDKVWGKPHQAGEYIEPRVISACLEALDEQQGSILVFLPGQAEIRRVHQGLHENLGDRQDVLLCPLHGELDLNAQRAAINPAPIGKRKIVLATNIAETSITIDGVRVVIDAGLERVPRFDPRSGMTRLDTQRISKASATQRAGRAGRLEPGVCYRLWSQAQHEQLANFSAPEMLQADLAGLALQLARWGVSVDELVWLDLPPAAAYAQARDLLQRLSALDERGVLSAHGQAMAELPTHPRIAHLLLRGQALGLGNLACDIAALLGEKDILRGAGADLHDRVAAMASESLSRASRGTVQRVRQLARQFRSHLRGAVSSPVTDPDHPRWLAALLAFAYPDRVARQRREGGAEYRLTNGRAAQFGEPDALMKEPWLVIADLGSRQGQREERIYLAAALDPSLFDTVLAEQVVQRDELEWDEREGVLKAERQRRLGELVLSRTSLPELNEEARINALAGLVRRKGIELLPWRPELRQWQARIALLRKLDIDQKGASEWPDLTDAALLDSLELWLAPYLGKVSRLSHFANLDLASILLAQLPWPLPQRLDELAPKTLPVPSGSRIPIDYSEHPPVLAVRLQELFGLAETPRIAGGRQGVLLHLLSPARRPVQVTQDLASFWANTYIDVKKDLKGRYPKHWWPDDPMEAEPTARAKPRKS; encoded by the coding sequence ATGAATTCGCTGCCAATTGACCACCTGCTGCCTGCCCTTCGCGATGCCTTGACTGCGCGCAATGAAGTTGTGCTTGAAGCGCCGCCGGGCGCGGGTAAAACCACGCGGGTGCCGTTGGCGCTGCTGGATCAGCCGTGGCTCGCGGGGCAGCAAATCATCATGCTTGAACCGCGCAGATTGGCCGCGCGAACCGCGGCTGAGCGACTGGCCAGCGATTTGGGCGAAAAGGTTGGGGAAACCGTCGGTTATCGGATTCGTCTCGACAGTAAAGTCGGACCCAAAACCCGGATTGAAGTGGTCACCGAAGGTATTCTTGCCCGACGCCTGCAAGATGACCCGGCGCTTGAGGGCGTGGGTTTGGTGATATTCGATGAGTTTCACGAGCGTAGTCTCGACGCCGATCTGGCGCTGGCGTTGACCCTCAATGGCCGGGCGATGTTTCGCTCAGCGGACTCCGGCGAGTCGCCATTAAAAGTGCTGTTGATGTCGGCAACCCTTGAAGGCCCGCGTCTGGCGCAGTTGTTGGATGATGCGCCGGTGCTGACCAGTGAAGGGCGGATGTTCCCGGTGGATAAGGTGTGGGGCAAGCCACATCAGGCGGGCGAGTACATTGAGCCTCGCGTTATCTCAGCTTGCTTGGAGGCGTTGGACGAGCAGCAGGGAAGCATCCTGGTTTTCCTGCCGGGTCAGGCTGAGATTCGACGTGTTCATCAAGGGCTGCATGAAAACCTTGGCGATCGGCAGGATGTATTGCTCTGTCCGTTACATGGTGAACTCGACCTGAATGCCCAGCGTGCGGCTATCAATCCCGCCCCGATCGGAAAGCGCAAGATTGTGCTGGCAACCAACATTGCGGAAACCAGCATCACCATCGACGGCGTGCGCGTTGTCATTGATGCGGGCCTTGAGCGGGTGCCGCGTTTCGACCCGCGCAGCGGTATGACCCGGCTCGATACACAGCGTATTTCCAAAGCCAGTGCGACCCAACGCGCTGGGCGAGCCGGACGACTTGAGCCCGGTGTTTGTTACCGGCTGTGGTCGCAAGCACAGCATGAACAATTGGCGAACTTTTCTGCACCCGAGATGCTCCAGGCTGATCTGGCCGGGCTTGCGCTGCAATTGGCGCGCTGGGGCGTATCGGTTGATGAGTTGGTGTGGCTCGACTTGCCTCCCGCAGCGGCTTACGCTCAAGCTCGCGATTTGCTGCAGCGCCTGAGCGCGCTGGATGAGCGGGGTGTGCTCAGCGCCCATGGCCAGGCGATGGCGGAGTTGCCTACGCATCCGCGCATCGCTCATTTGCTGTTGCGAGGGCAGGCACTTGGCCTGGGAAATCTTGCGTGTGACATCGCCGCACTGCTCGGTGAGAAAGACATTCTTCGTGGTGCCGGCGCCGACCTGCATGATCGCGTTGCAGCAATGGCCAGCGAGTCTTTATCGCGGGCGAGCCGAGGAACGGTTCAACGCGTTCGCCAACTTGCCCGTCAGTTCCGCAGCCATCTGCGGGGGGCTGTATCGTCTCCGGTTACCGATCCCGATCACCCGCGCTGGCTCGCTGCGCTGCTGGCCTTTGCATACCCTGATCGCGTTGCTCGGCAACGGCGCGAGGGCGGTGCCGAGTACCGGCTGACCAACGGTCGCGCCGCACAGTTCGGTGAACCAGATGCGCTTATGAAGGAGCCATGGTTGGTCATCGCCGACCTCGGCAGTCGTCAAGGCCAGCGCGAAGAACGCATTTATCTGGCTGCCGCACTTGATCCTTCGCTATTCGACACGGTGCTTGCAGAGCAGGTCGTCCAGCGCGATGAGTTGGAGTGGGACGAGCGAGAGGGCGTACTCAAGGCTGAGAGGCAGCGGCGTCTGGGCGAGCTGGTGCTGAGCCGCACAAGCTTGCCGGAACTCAATGAAGAGGCCCGCATCAATGCCCTGGCTGGCTTGGTTCGGCGCAAGGGCATTGAGCTGCTTCCTTGGCGTCCCGAACTGCGCCAGTGGCAAGCGCGCATCGCTCTTTTGCGCAAGCTGGATATTGATCAGAAAGGTGCGAGCGAGTGGCCGGATCTAACAGATGCGGCATTGTTGGACTCCCTTGAGCTATGGCTGGCTCCTTACTTGGGCAAGGTGAGTCGTCTCAGTCATTTCGCCAACCTCGACTTAGCGAGCATTCTTCTCGCCCAGCTGCCTTGGCCATTGCCGCAGCGGCTGGATGAGTTGGCACCAAAGACGCTGCCGGTGCCTTCAGGCTCGCGCATACCCATCGACTATTCGGAGCATCCGCCAGTGCTTGCGGTGAGATTGCAGGAGCTGTTTGGGCTGGCTGAAACGCCGCGTATTGCAGGCGGCAGGCAAGGTGTCTTGTTGCACCTTCTATCACCCGCGCGACGTCCGGTGCAGGTGACTCAGGATCTCGCCAGCTTTTGGGCCAACACCTATATCGATGTGAAGAAGGACTTGAAGGGGCGATACCCAAAACACTGGTGGCCGGATGACCCAATGGAAGCTGAGCCAACCGCCAGAGCGAAGCCGCGTAAGAGTTGA
- a CDS encoding D-2-hydroxyacid dehydrogenase family protein, whose translation MHIVIPDDYPHAVRDLDCFSLLTGHRVSLYHDWQQSSEVLLERFRDADAIVLTRERTRLTAELLMQLPKLKLISQTGKVGAHVDIAACNRLGIAVAEGSGSPVAPAELTWALILNARRRLVAAINSFNAGTWQNNIGERLCGQTLGIWGYGRIGKRLAKYAQAFEMPVLVWGSEASRQAAEQDGHSAADSREAFFTQADIISLHLRLSEQTKHLISAVDLALMKPSSLLVNTSRAELIAPGALLAAIDKGRPGYAALDVFETEPLVSLGNPLLNHPKIICSPHLGYVEKHSYEQYFGEAFTNTLNFFDGKPCQQINRSAISNARYSADAS comes from the coding sequence ATGCACATCGTAATTCCTGATGATTACCCGCATGCGGTTCGCGACCTGGACTGCTTTAGTTTGCTCACGGGCCACCGCGTTAGCCTCTATCACGACTGGCAACAATCGTCCGAGGTACTGCTTGAACGTTTCCGCGATGCCGATGCCATCGTTCTGACGCGCGAGCGTACCCGGCTTACCGCCGAGTTACTGATGCAATTGCCCAAACTAAAACTGATCAGCCAAACCGGTAAGGTCGGAGCTCATGTTGATATCGCAGCCTGCAATAGACTGGGGATTGCAGTAGCCGAGGGCAGCGGTTCACCCGTAGCGCCAGCAGAGCTCACTTGGGCGTTGATACTTAACGCTCGCCGTCGGCTAGTTGCAGCAATAAACAGTTTTAACGCTGGCACCTGGCAAAACAATATCGGTGAGCGACTGTGCGGGCAAACACTCGGCATTTGGGGTTATGGGCGCATCGGCAAGCGCTTGGCAAAATACGCTCAGGCATTTGAGATGCCAGTATTGGTTTGGGGAAGCGAGGCATCAAGGCAAGCTGCTGAGCAGGACGGACATAGCGCCGCAGACTCTCGTGAAGCGTTCTTTACCCAAGCCGATATTATCAGCCTGCATCTGCGTTTATCGGAGCAGACTAAACACCTGATAAGCGCTGTTGATCTTGCATTGATGAAGCCCAGTTCCCTACTGGTCAATACCAGCCGTGCCGAGTTGATTGCACCCGGCGCTTTACTGGCTGCCATCGATAAAGGCCGTCCCGGCTATGCAGCCTTGGATGTGTTCGAAACCGAGCCTCTGGTCAGCCTTGGTAACCCATTGCTCAACCACCCCAAAATCATCTGTTCGCCACACCTCGGCTACGTCGAAAAGCATAGTTATGAGCAGTATTTTGGCGAGGCGTTTACCAATACTCTTAACTTTTTCGACGGCAAACCCTGCCAGCAGATAAATCGTTCAGCTATCAGCAATGCACGCTACTCAGCTGACGCGAGTTAA
- a CDS encoding tripartite tricarboxylate transporter permease, translating to MENTLHYLELGFGVALSPFNLATAFCGTLIGTVVGLLPGLGPVNGVALLIPIAFALGLPPETALILLAAVYLGCEYGGRISSILLNIPGEASAVMTTLDGYPLAQQGKAGIALSLSAWSSFIGGTIATIGVVLFAPFLARWAVAFGPAEYFVLMVFAITCLAGMADNKPLKTATAALIGLLLSCVGIDANSGVYRFTFGTLGLADGIQFIVLVLGLFSVSEILVLLERTHHGHKAAKATGRMLFNLKEGSFVIATNLRSGIIGFVLGVLPGAGATLASAVAYMSEKRLAGKDSKFGHGDLRGLAAPETANSGAACGSMVPMLTLGVPGSGTTAVMLGALTLYNITPGPMLFQNQPEIVWGLIASLFIANVMLLVMNVPMVRIFTRILAVPTWALVPAIAIITSIGVYAVHASSFDLYLMIGIGVCGYILRKLDYSLSAVLLGFILGGVMEDNLRRALSLSNGELSILWDSPITIGSWILVAIMIVLPIRRALRSRKLIRLTTVSS from the coding sequence ATGGAAAATACCTTGCACTACCTCGAACTGGGTTTTGGGGTTGCACTTAGCCCTTTCAATCTGGCGACTGCATTCTGTGGAACCCTGATCGGCACCGTGGTCGGTCTGTTGCCGGGTTTGGGCCCGGTCAATGGTGTGGCACTGCTGATTCCGATTGCATTTGCTTTGGGCTTGCCTCCGGAAACCGCGCTGATTCTTTTGGCTGCGGTGTATCTGGGTTGTGAGTACGGCGGCCGGATATCATCAATTCTGTTGAACATTCCAGGGGAAGCATCTGCAGTAATGACCACCCTGGATGGCTACCCGCTTGCCCAACAAGGCAAAGCCGGCATTGCCCTTTCTCTGTCCGCTTGGAGTTCGTTTATTGGCGGCACCATCGCAACCATTGGCGTGGTCTTGTTTGCGCCATTTCTAGCCAGGTGGGCAGTTGCATTTGGGCCAGCTGAATATTTCGTGCTGATGGTCTTTGCAATCACTTGCCTCGCTGGGATGGCCGATAACAAACCCCTTAAAACCGCCACCGCGGCACTGATAGGTTTGCTCCTTTCCTGCGTTGGTATTGATGCCAACAGTGGTGTCTACCGCTTCACTTTCGGCACCTTAGGCTTGGCGGACGGTATCCAATTTATTGTGCTGGTTCTCGGTCTATTCAGTGTCAGTGAAATACTGGTTTTACTTGAGCGCACCCACCATGGGCATAAAGCAGCCAAAGCAACCGGGCGCATGCTCTTCAACCTGAAAGAAGGCAGCTTTGTCATTGCCACCAATTTGCGCAGCGGCATCATTGGCTTTGTTTTGGGCGTATTGCCTGGTGCAGGAGCCACGCTCGCCAGCGCAGTGGCTTATATGTCTGAAAAGCGTCTAGCCGGAAAGGACAGCAAATTCGGGCACGGTGACCTCCGCGGCCTGGCCGCACCAGAAACAGCCAATAGTGGCGCGGCATGTGGCTCGATGGTACCTATGCTGACCCTGGGCGTACCGGGCTCGGGGACAACAGCCGTCATGCTGGGTGCACTAACGCTTTACAACATAACGCCAGGGCCAATGCTGTTCCAGAATCAGCCAGAAATTGTCTGGGGATTGATTGCATCACTGTTTATCGCCAACGTCATGCTGCTGGTGATGAACGTCCCCATGGTGCGGATTTTCACGCGCATTCTCGCCGTACCGACCTGGGCATTGGTGCCCGCGATAGCCATCATTACCTCGATCGGAGTCTATGCAGTGCACGCCTCCAGTTTCGATCTGTATTTGATGATTGGAATCGGCGTGTGTGGCTACATCTTGCGGAAGCTGGATTATTCGCTCTCGGCGGTGCTTCTCGGCTTCATCCTGGGCGGTGTGATGGAAGACAATTTGCGCCGGGCATTGTCATTATCCAATGGAGAACTGAGCATCCTCTGGGATAGTCCAATAACCATCGGTTCCTGGATCTTAGTAGCAATCATGATCGTGCTACCAATACGCAGAGCCCTGCGCTCACGCAAACTGATCCGATTAACAACAGTCAGCTCGTAA
- a CDS encoding tripartite tricarboxylate transporter TctB family protein, with the protein MQDRIFAGSSLLICAGLAIMAWGYQAPFSYEPVGARAFPLLLLALLIVSTLYQVLKPSATHAKSDEPGLDRHVIKKIALCILIMTVYAGLFEVLGFIASSMLFAIAIGYLYGASKLHGLISGVLIAIGLYLLFDYGLDVPLPLGIFAQVWS; encoded by the coding sequence ATGCAAGATCGTATTTTTGCAGGCAGCAGCCTTTTGATCTGCGCCGGGCTGGCAATTATGGCTTGGGGATATCAGGCACCATTTTCATATGAGCCTGTCGGCGCACGCGCATTCCCACTGTTATTGCTTGCTTTGCTGATTGTCAGCACGCTGTATCAAGTGCTTAAACCCTCGGCAACTCATGCAAAGTCGGATGAGCCTGGCCTCGACCGTCATGTCATCAAAAAAATCGCACTGTGCATCCTCATCATGACCGTTTACGCGGGGCTGTTTGAGGTGCTCGGTTTCATCGCCAGCAGCATGTTATTTGCCATCGCTATTGGTTACTTGTACGGCGCTAGCAAACTGCATGGATTGATCAGCGGTGTATTGATCGCTATTGGGCTTTACCTGTTATTTGACTACGGCCTTGATGTGCCTCTACCCCTCGGCATATTCGCGCAAGTCTGGAGCTAA
- a CDS encoding tripartite tricarboxylate transporter substrate binding protein, translating into MKISLLKKILPLACALTISAVQANAGQPHRPECIAPSKPGGGFDMTCKLAQAGFKDEKLLDAPMRVTYMPGGIGAVAYNAIAANRRDEPGTIVAFSGASLLNLALGKYGRYDETAVQWLTTVGTDYGTLAVRDDSPFKTLDDVIQALKKDPKSVAIGGGGSIGGQGWAKIALLAKAAGVDPRQLRYAAFEGGSEHYMALMGKHVDLVTGSASEIRAQRGNHIRALAVYSEERLPGDLSDVPTAKEQGYDIQWPLIRGYYVGPEVKGEELAFWKTTFAKLTSSAEFQQYLTDRDVIPLTVTGPELQALVKKQVDNYRQLGREFGLVAE; encoded by the coding sequence ATGAAGATCTCTCTACTGAAAAAAATCCTGCCTTTGGCCTGCGCACTGACAATTTCAGCAGTGCAAGCAAACGCTGGCCAACCACACCGTCCTGAGTGTATTGCCCCAAGTAAACCAGGCGGTGGCTTCGACATGACCTGCAAGCTCGCTCAAGCAGGTTTCAAAGATGAAAAATTACTCGATGCCCCCATGCGAGTGACCTACATGCCTGGCGGTATCGGAGCTGTAGCTTATAACGCCATTGCAGCTAATCGCCGCGATGAACCAGGCACCATAGTGGCCTTCTCGGGAGCGTCACTGCTTAACCTTGCACTGGGTAAATATGGCCGTTATGACGAAACTGCCGTGCAGTGGCTAACGACTGTAGGGACGGATTACGGCACCTTGGCGGTGCGTGACGACTCGCCATTCAAAACCCTTGATGACGTCATTCAAGCACTGAAAAAAGATCCCAAAAGCGTCGCTATAGGCGGTGGAGGCAGTATCGGTGGTCAGGGCTGGGCGAAGATCGCACTGCTGGCCAAAGCGGCAGGTGTCGATCCACGGCAACTGCGCTACGCCGCGTTTGAGGGTGGCTCGGAACACTACATGGCGTTAATGGGCAAACACGTTGATCTGGTCACCGGCAGTGCCAGTGAGATTCGCGCCCAGCGCGGTAATCACATCCGCGCCCTGGCGGTCTATAGCGAAGAACGCCTGCCGGGAGATCTGTCTGACGTGCCAACGGCTAAAGAACAGGGCTATGACATTCAGTGGCCACTTATTCGCGGCTATTACGTCGGCCCAGAAGTGAAAGGTGAAGAACTGGCCTTCTGGAAAACCACCTTTGCCAAGCTCACCAGTTCTGCTGAGTTCCAACAGTACTTGACCGACCGCGACGTGATCCCATTAACGGTCACCGGCCCAGAGCTCCAGGCTCTGGTGAAGAAGCAAGTTGATAACTATCGACAGCTTGGCAGGGAGTTTGGCCTCGTCGCCGAGTAG
- a CDS encoding OprD family outer membrane porin, with protein sequence MCTHKNNYMLCPVAILSAGLSLPTLAAAADGQTLELKTRAIYFDRDYESDSNDRNQGGLGLQLNYESAYLADIVGVGLSGYSVTKLEASGRNSSDVLSVDNDGDFEDSFGKLGQAFLKLKYQGIASGKIGRQLHKSLLLSSSNSRAIPNTYSGASFDLKPFNGLTLYGAWYDKWSSRSDSSFVGFQTDTSSKGAINALENYGASYLNGPFNLNIEYLRAQEFLNKTGVVASYTFKLANASNLKLTAAMHTSKDDGKLFVTGAESAEYDDEDEAGAVVGQTRSQNDGKGVYLAADWVFSNIELGGAITKFSDAWIEDNYAGDHGTNPFPTAGVLADFSNRDEKVWMLKAGYKWDQLAKGLKTVVSYKSGSDARNSANTSLGKADESELAFDLSYQIPAVKGLAFRYIFLDYNSDKTGRLDGVKEDQTDHRLYLDYTFSFL encoded by the coding sequence ATGTGCACCCATAAAAATAATTACATGCTCTGCCCGGTCGCCATTTTGAGTGCAGGCTTGTCACTGCCCACACTTGCAGCGGCTGCAGACGGGCAAACACTCGAACTAAAAACCCGTGCAATCTACTTTGATCGTGATTATGAGTCTGACAGCAATGACCGCAATCAAGGTGGTCTGGGCTTACAGCTAAATTATGAGTCAGCCTACCTCGCCGATATTGTTGGTGTCGGCTTATCAGGCTACAGCGTGACCAAGCTGGAGGCTTCGGGACGCAATAGCTCTGATGTTTTATCTGTCGATAATGACGGCGACTTCGAGGATTCATTCGGCAAGCTTGGCCAAGCCTTTTTGAAGCTGAAGTATCAAGGCATTGCCTCTGGAAAAATTGGCCGCCAACTACATAAAAGCTTACTGCTATCCAGCTCAAACAGCCGTGCAATCCCAAATACCTACTCGGGTGCCAGCTTCGACCTAAAGCCATTCAATGGGCTCACCCTGTATGGCGCGTGGTATGACAAATGGTCATCACGCTCCGACAGCTCTTTTGTTGGGTTCCAAACCGACACCAGTTCCAAAGGTGCAATTAATGCACTGGAAAACTACGGTGCCAGCTATCTCAACGGCCCATTCAATCTGAATATTGAATACCTGCGAGCACAGGAATTCCTAAACAAAACAGGAGTGGTTGCCAGCTATACATTCAAGCTAGCAAACGCTTCAAACCTGAAACTTACTGCTGCCATGCACACCTCCAAGGATGACGGGAAGTTGTTCGTCACCGGCGCAGAAAGTGCTGAATATGATGATGAAGACGAAGCAGGCGCCGTGGTCGGGCAAACCCGCAGCCAAAACGATGGCAAAGGCGTTTACCTCGCCGCTGACTGGGTGTTTTCAAATATTGAGCTTGGCGGCGCGATCACGAAATTCAGCGATGCCTGGATTGAAGACAACTACGCCGGTGACCATGGCACCAACCCATTTCCCACCGCTGGCGTGTTGGCTGACTTTTCTAACCGTGACGAGAAAGTCTGGATGCTTAAAGCGGGTTACAAATGGGATCAACTCGCTAAGGGGTTAAAGACTGTCGTTAGCTACAAAAGCGGCTCAGATGCGCGTAACAGTGCCAACACTTCGCTTGGCAAGGCGGATGAAAGCGAATTGGCATTCGATCTGAGTTATCAAATCCCAGCCGTTAAAGGCTTGGCATTTCGCTACATATTCCTGGATTACAACTCGGACAAAACCGGCCGACTTGACGGTGTCAAGGAAGACCAGACCGACCATCGGCTTTACCTCGATTACACCTTCAGTTTTCTCTGA
- a CDS encoding 4-oxalomesaconate tautomerase produces the protein MQAIPCVLMRGGTSRGPVFLANHLPSDPAQRDELLIRIMGSGHELEIDGIGGGSAQTSKVAIVSTSPHPDADVDYLFVQVLVNQRRVDTAPNCGNMLCAIGPFAIEHGLVNAKSPVTRVRIRNLNTHTFVDSEVMTPKGKVRYDGATCIDGVPGSAAPIKLTFLNAAGAKTGSLLPTGNVRDVFDGVSATCIDMAMPMVVVHAHELGKTGYESPTELDADLAFMARLEKIRLQAGLAMGLGDVSNMVIPKPVLLSAARNGGSLNTRYFMPHNCHRSLAATGAIGLASACAVPGSVAHEIFPVDGPALIRLEHAGGQIEVSLEPAEDQRPETMRASLVRTARRLFTGDVYVPSISR, from the coding sequence ATGCAAGCCATTCCTTGCGTTTTAATGCGCGGTGGGACATCGAGAGGCCCAGTATTTCTGGCGAACCATCTACCCAGCGATCCTGCGCAACGCGACGAGCTGCTGATCAGAATCATGGGTTCTGGTCACGAGCTTGAAATTGATGGCATTGGCGGTGGTAGTGCACAAACCAGCAAGGTCGCAATCGTGAGCACCTCACCGCACCCGGATGCTGATGTCGACTATCTGTTTGTGCAGGTTCTGGTTAATCAACGCCGTGTCGATACCGCCCCAAACTGCGGCAACATGCTATGCGCCATTGGCCCCTTCGCCATTGAGCACGGATTAGTCAACGCAAAATCTCCGGTAACCCGGGTGCGCATTCGCAACCTCAACACCCATACATTTGTCGACTCTGAGGTCATGACTCCAAAGGGTAAAGTCCGCTACGACGGTGCGACCTGTATCGACGGTGTCCCCGGCAGTGCAGCGCCAATCAAGCTGACCTTTCTCAATGCGGCTGGGGCAAAGACCGGAAGCCTATTACCTACAGGTAATGTGCGAGATGTATTTGATGGGGTCTCAGCAACCTGCATCGATATGGCTATGCCAATGGTCGTGGTGCACGCCCATGAACTGGGTAAAACCGGTTACGAAAGCCCAACCGAGCTAGACGCTGACCTCGCATTTATGGCCCGTCTGGAAAAAATTCGCCTGCAAGCAGGGCTTGCCATGGGTCTTGGCGATGTTTCCAACATGGTGATCCCGAAGCCGGTGTTGCTATCTGCTGCCAGAAACGGCGGCTCACTTAACACGCGTTATTTCATGCCACACAACTGCCATCGCTCGCTTGCTGCGACAGGTGCAATTGGCTTGGCAAGTGCCTGTGCGGTACCGGGCAGCGTAGCCCACGAAATATTCCCGGTTGATGGCCCTGCCCTGATTCGCCTGGAACATGCTGGCGGTCAGATTGAGGTGTCACTTGAGCCTGCTGAAGACCAAAGACCAGAAACAATGCGTGCATCGCTGGTACGTACAGCACGGCGGTTATTTACCGGCGATGTGTATGTGCCCTCAATTTCACGCTAA
- a CDS encoding LysR family transcriptional regulator, with amino-acid sequence MNYELQDIRAFVKIAEHGSFHEAADAIHLSQPALTRRMQKLEEGLGTQLLDRTTRRVSLTAVGRDFLPKAQRLLDDFERSILGIQELAERQSGQVTLACIPTAAFYFLPIVIREFNQQYPKVRIRILDHSAHEGLEAVLRGEADFGISMLSGQSAEIDFTPLVNEPFVLACRRDHPLAKQEQVAWRELSDYRLIGVGRMSGNRVLLDHGLANLDWRPSWFYEVQHLSTSLGMVEAGLGVSALPSLAMPAEDHPILVQRPLVDPVISRTLGLVRKHGSSLSPAAEKFIDTLLRHWSGNASLIKPPSE; translated from the coding sequence ATGAATTACGAGCTGCAAGACATACGTGCTTTCGTCAAAATTGCTGAGCACGGCAGTTTTCACGAGGCGGCTGATGCGATACATCTGTCGCAACCCGCCTTAACAAGGCGCATGCAGAAGCTGGAAGAGGGGTTAGGTACTCAGTTGCTTGACCGCACGACAAGGCGGGTGAGCCTGACGGCTGTTGGACGTGACTTCCTGCCCAAAGCGCAGCGCTTGCTGGATGATTTTGAGCGCTCGATTCTAGGCATACAGGAGTTAGCGGAGCGTCAATCAGGGCAAGTAACTTTGGCCTGCATCCCCACCGCGGCTTTTTATTTCTTGCCGATTGTTATTCGTGAGTTTAATCAGCAATACCCTAAAGTCCGCATTCGTATTCTCGACCATAGTGCGCATGAGGGGCTGGAAGCTGTGCTGCGTGGCGAGGCAGATTTTGGGATCAGTATGCTCAGCGGCCAGAGTGCCGAAATTGATTTTACGCCGCTGGTTAACGAGCCTTTCGTGTTGGCTTGTAGGCGTGACCATCCTTTGGCAAAACAAGAACAGGTGGCTTGGCGTGAGTTGAGTGATTATCGTCTCATCGGCGTTGGACGTATGAGCGGTAACCGTGTGCTTCTGGATCACGGTCTGGCGAATCTGGATTGGCGCCCTAGCTGGTTTTATGAAGTGCAGCATTTGTCCACTTCGTTGGGCATGGTCGAAGCCGGGCTTGGCGTTTCGGCGCTGCCCAGTTTGGCAATGCCCGCCGAGGATCACCCGATATTGGTTCAGCGCCCGTTAGTTGACCCGGTGATTAGCCGTACGCTTGGGTTGGTACGTAAGCATGGCTCATCGCTCTCGCCTGCGGCTGAGAAATTCATCGACACACTGCTCCGGCATTGGTCAGGCAATGCGTCATTGATTAAGCCACCGAGTGAGTAG